In Kryptolebias marmoratus isolate JLee-2015 linkage group LG11, ASM164957v2, whole genome shotgun sequence, the following proteins share a genomic window:
- the tmem60 gene encoding transmembrane protein 60, which yields MKMSLAQRVLLSWIFALIFLIMLVLKLDSKIHWSWFLIFLPVLTFDTILILMLIVKMAGRCVPDFDPRDGEQSLRRRIWYLAALLLKLAFCLALCSRLEKLANMLVSVVCVPLWVLLGGALVELGLSVFHFRGD from the coding sequence ATGAAGATGTCCCTGGCTCAGCGGGTTCTCCTCTCCTGGATCTTCGCCCTAATCTTCCTCATCATGCTGGTGCTCAAGCTGGACTCCAAAATCCACtggagctggtttctgattttCCTGCCCGTGTTGACCTTTGACACCATCCTCATCCTGATGCTGATCGTGAAGATGGCGGGGCGCTGCGTGCCGGACTTTGACCCCAGGGACGGGGAGCAGAGCCTGAGGAGGAGGATCTGGTACCTGGCGGccctgctgctgaagctggccTTCTGCCTGGCGCTGTGCTCCCGCCTGGAGAAGCTCGCCAACATGTTGGTCAGTGTGGTGTGTGTCCCTCTGTGGGTGCTGCTGGGTGGAGCCCTGGTGGAGCTGGGACTCAGTGTTTTTCACTTCAGGGGGGACTGA
- the rad52 gene encoding DNA repair protein RAD52 homolog, whose amino-acid sequence MSSEERSVPSPSRCFGQRTYTAEEYQAVQRALQQRLGPEYISTRMAGGGQKVCYIEGHRVVTLANEMFGYNGWSHSISQQNVDFVDLINGKFYVGVSAFIKVQLKDGSFHEDVGYGVSEGLRSKALSLEKARKEAVTDGMKRALKCFGNALGNCILDKEYLLAINKIPKRPPPPLDPAQTKRSEGQPSVEKARFCSLTRDENPVSTAGPAGVPPEPRAPSRSEVHTPSRRSENLSSRSAVEPADPVASEAHTDPKQLRKMRQQQLQEKFRREMEARKLQQNQEQVASEGRSEVTAGRRSTRGEDGVPSISNATSEHQNVSSRDAHLTDDPELWDFSLDGMEDLDGPAGEPPPRGIRPGTPGSHQMQTRSRTPQGASSRPPEAPANGAARHPGRHGEAFSPYRQGQHMKKRRLDP is encoded by the exons ATGAGCAGCGAGGAGAGGAGCGTCCCCTCACCGTCCAGGTGTTTCGGACAG CGCACCTACACGGCGGAGGAGTACCAGGCGGTGCAGCGAGCCCTGCAGCAGCGGCTGGGACCCGAGTACATCAGCACCAGGATGGCCGGCGGAGGACAGAAA GTGTGTTACATCGAAGGTCACCGGGTCGTCACCCTGGCCAACGAGATGTTTGGGTACAACGGCTGGTCGCACTCCATCTCCCAGCAGAACGTTG ACTTTGTCGACCTTATCAACGGGAAGTTTTACGTTGGAGTCAGTGCCTTCATTAAAGTGCAGCTGAAG GACGGCTCGTTCCATGAAGACGTGGGCTACGGAGTCAGCGAGGGGCTGAGGTCCAAAGCTCTGTCTTTGGAAAAGGCGAGGAAGGAAGCGGTCACAGACGGCATGAAGAGAGCGCTGAA ATGTTTCGGTAACGCCCTTGGAAACTGCATACTGGATAAAGAGTACCTCCTTGCCATCAACAAGATCCCCAAACGG CCTCCACCTCCTCTGGACCCGGCCCAGACTAAACGGTCTGAGGGGCAGCCATCTGTAGAGAAGGCCCGGTTCTGCAGCCTGACCCGAGATGAAAATCCTGTTTCTACAGCCGGACCTGCCGGGGTGCCGCCGGAGCCCCGGGCGCCCAGCCGCTCAGAAGTCCACACTCCCAGCAGGAGGAGCGAGAACCTCAGCTCCAG aTCCGCCGTGGAGCCTGCGGACCCCGTGGCGTCTGAAGCACACACGGACCCCAAGCAGCTGAGAAAAATGcgacagcagcagcttcaggagaAGTTCAGGAGGGAGATGGAGGCAaggaagctgcagcagaaccaggagcAGGTCGCGTCTGAggggaggtcagaggtcactgcTGGACGAAGATCCACCAGAG gtgAAGACGGCGTTCCCTCAATCAGCAACGCCACGTCTGAACACCAGAACGTCAGCAGCAGGGACGCACATTTAACAG ACGATCCTGAGCTCTGGGATTTCTCTCTGGACGGGATGGAGGATCTGGACGGTCCAGCGGGAGAACCTCCTCCCAGGGGGATCCGGCCCGGCACTCCTGGGAGTCACCAGATGCAGACGCGCAGCAGGACCCCTCAGGGGGCCTCCAGCAGACCTCCGGAGGCCCCAGCGAACGGTGCAGCGCGTCACCCGGGGAGACACG GGGAAGCCTTCAGTCCGTACAGACAAGGACAGCACATGAAAAAACGCCGACTGGACCCATGA
- the prr5a gene encoding proline-rich protein 5a, whose product MLDGLRRRHASRSSPRPLSLNFSTFSAPPLSPDIDGGGGGGSSPSEHPIRRTLHRLKLMSSPSLSELGKSEKSSPEDRGEKQKRAGANATWNSIHNAVIAVFQKKGLAENELYTLNEGVRHLLKTELGSFFSEYLQNQLLTKGMVILRDKIRFYEGQKLLDSLAETWDFFFCDVLSMLQAIFHPVQGKEPSVRQLALLHFRNTIVLSVKLEDALSRPRARVPPSVTQMLLILQGVHESRGVNEDYLRLESLVQKVVSPYLGTHGLYSGDEAEDQCCVFDKRLSWGWPKSADQPSKNPVVRSKSYNIPLLLTPVAEYDPDASSVGSGGIRRHSACEMISCLEEQGLAYSDLAPGPELSGPSSNRLCVGSQFNGAGAGAMDLTLSSPSILHSSGALHGTEATTTVTNLSMGASSTPPSESSSPETIIGQVLESAGSDSEGIFIEFPRLSSETMGRSRESRQSTV is encoded by the exons ATGCTGGATGGACTCCGGCGGAGGCATGCCTCCCGGTCCTCGCCCAGACCCCTTTCTCTCAACTTCAGCACCTTCTCGGCGCCCCCCCTGAGCCCGGACATCgatggcggcggcggcggcggcagcagcccCAGCGAGCACCCAATCAGGAG GACTCTGCACCGGCTCAAGTTGATGAGCTCCCCGAGCCTCAGCGAGCTCGGGAAGAGTGAGAAAAGTTCACCGGAGGACAGAGGGGAGAAGCAGAAGCGGGCGGGAGCCAACGCCACCTGGAACAG caTCCACAATGCTGTCATCGCCGTCTTCCAGAAGAAAGGCTTGGCTGAAAACGAACTTTACACCCTTAATGAAGGCGTCCG ACATCTGTTAAAAACTGAGCTGGGCTCCTTCTTCTCGGAATATCTCCAG AACCAGCTGCTGACGAAAGGGATGGTCATCCTGCGTGACAAAATACGATTCTACGAAG GTCAGAAGTTACTGGACTCTCTGGCGGAGACCTGGGACTTTTTCTTCTGTGACGTCCTCTCCATGCTGCAGGCCATTTTTCACCCAGTTCAG GGTAAGGAGCCCTCCGTCAGGCAGCTGGCTCTGCTCCACTTCAGGAACACCATTGTCCTGAGCGTCAAGCTGGAGGACGCCTTGTCCCGGCCGCGGGCTCGCGTGCCCCCCTCCGTCACGCAGATGTTGCTCATCCTACAG GGGGTCCATGAGTCTCGCGGTGTGAATGAGGACTACTTACGGTTAGAGTCCCTGGTTCAGAAGGTGGTCTCGCCCTACCTGGGCACCCACGGCCTTTACTCTGGGGACGAGGCTGAAGATCAGTGCTGTGTTTTTG ACAAGCGCTTGTCGTGGGGCTGGCCCAAGTCTGCAGACCAGCCATCTAAAAACCCTGTGGTACGATCGAAGAGCTACAACATCCCCCTGCTGCTGACCCCGGTGGCCGAGTACGACCCAGACGCCAGCTCGGTTGGCAGCGGAGGAATTCGGCGCCACTCAGCTTGTGAGATGATATCGTGCCTGGAGGAACAAGGGCTGGCGTACTCCGACCTGGCTCCGGGACCGGAGTTGTCGGGCCCTTCCTCTAACAGGCTGTGTGTGGGCTCCCAGTTCAACG GAGCCGGAGCCGGCGCCATGGACCTGACTCTGTCGTCCCCATCCATCCTGCATTCCTCCGGGGCGCTCCACGGCACCGAGGCCACGACGACGGTGACCAACCTCAGCATGGGGGCGTCCTCCACGCCGCCCAGCGAATCGTCCAGCCCCGAGACCATAATCGGACAAGTGCTAGAGTCTGCCGGCTCAGACTCAGAGGGGATATTCATCGAGTTCCCGCGTCTCTCTTCTGAGACGATGGGGCGCAGCCGCGAGAGCAGGCAAAGCACTGTGTAG